ggcttttttttttaagctctgcTCAGTACTCTGTCTTCTAGCTGCTCTGGTTTCGTTCTCAAGTAACTTTTGTCTTCCTCCTGGTTTATTGTGGGTACAGAGTAGAAATGTGctcatttacaaaagaaaaaatataaatgatgggATGCTGCCATGGTATTAAGTTTAAATGACATGACCAGATGTGAGGATAGAAAGGAtatgcatttataaaaataatctcaGCTATCCATTGCTATAGTCTATCACTTTGTATGCTATTTCCTTGtgtctcacttttattttttaaaacattaaattaaaataaccacccctagtatattttatttgaactgtcaaaagaaatgtttttaatgccattttgtattatataatgaaataatcCAGAAGTCATGCTCTGTCAAAGGTAAGCTGAACTTGTAGTTATGAGGGAGAAAGGCAGAAATGTGCAGGAGAGCTTTTTCCAATATCACTTCTTTTGCTATACTTCAGTGGTGTATGTTTGTAATCAGGTGCTTTCTTTAAGTAAAGGCCCTGCTAAGGTTCAGCTAAGTTCTGTCTTTTACATGATCCATCTGAAGTTTTTTGGTTATAGAATGTAGTCGAAATAAAAGGAAGTtgtgaccctggccggttagctcagtcggttaacaGAGTTATCCAAAAACAACAAGGCTGTGggtgtgatccccagtcagggcacacacaggaagcaaccaatgaatgcacaactgagtggaacaatgaataaatacttccctttctcctcccctttctctctaaaaatcaatcaatcaatcaataaaaagctCTGGTTGGATATCTTGTTTGGTTGGAGTGACTTCCttgcatggaggttgccagttcaattcctggccaaggcacaaacagaggcagctcaatgttccctgtctccctgcctctctccccccttctaaaaaaaggaagtttttgCATTTAAAGTTTTATTCAGCATGAGTGGTTCAGAATGTGATATGATGTGATAAtggaaatgttctttaaactcAAGGATCTAAATAGCAAGAGAAGGGCATCTAGAGATTAGGGATCTAAAAGTGATGTTCAAGATTCTTTTGATTTAGAGCAGTGAATATTAAGTGCTTGTCTGCAGATTTTGTTATATGGATCATttatgtcagtggtccccaaccttttttgggccacagaccgctttaatgtcagaaaatattttcacggaccagcctttagggtgggacggataaatgtactacgtgaccgagacaagcgtcaagagtgagtcttagatggatgtaacagagggaatctggtcattttttaaaaataaaacatcgttcagacttaaatataaataaaacaaaaataatgtaagttatttattctttctctgcggactggtaccaaatgacccatggactggtactggtccgtggcccgggggtcggggaccactgatttatgtGGAGGAGATGGTGGGGGAACTTGTGGGAGACAGGACATTTACTTTCCTCAGAGTGAATCTTAACCTGTGCTTTGCATGTGTGCTCTTTGTAGAATCCATGAAAGAAGTTTCTACAATGGTTTATTTAGCTCTCAGGAGAAATGTGCACTACCTGGTGAGGAAGGCCAGTAGTGTCTCCAGAGGCCATCAGCACCCAGTCTTGGGCTCAAGGCCTTCTGCTTCAGACTTTGCTGCCCGAGGACCTCTGGGCAGTGCGGTGGAACTTCTGGGTCAGTTCTACCCTCAGGATGACCACAGCAATCTCTCCCAGAAAGTCCTCTCCAGGGTTGGCAGGAATCTGCACAACCAGCAACATCACCCACTTTGGCTGAtcaaggagagggtgaaggagcACTTCTACAAGCAATATGTGGGCCGCTCTGGGACTCCGCTGTTCTCGGTCTATGATGACTTTTCTCCAGTGGTCACGACCTGGCAGAACTTTGACAGCCTGCTCATCCCAGCCGACCACCCCagccgcaagaagggagataacTATTACCTGAATCAGACTCACATGCTCCGTGCGCACACGTCTGCGCACCAGTGGGACCTACTGCACGCTGGGCTGGACGCCTTCCTTGTGGTGGGTGACGTTTACCGGCGTGACCAGATCGACTCCCAACACTACCCTGTTTTCCACCAGCTGGAGGCCGTGCGGCTCTTCTCCAAGCACGAGGTGAGTCTCAAGACAGTTTTCATTACTGAAGGCATGGATATTCTTCTTGAGGTCACTCGAGTTTATTTCAGTGAAACTGGAACAATTGCTCTTTGCATTTGTGAGTTACCCTTCTCTGATGACATTCATTATAAAGGTCGAGCCTCAATATTTTTTGACTGACTCGTTGTATTAGTAATTACAGATATTGGTaggcctttcttttctcttgcctGTCCTTAACCTTTCAAAACTGAGACCTTTCTCTGGGTTTCTTAAGAACAGTCAGTGACTCTAATTCACCCTCAGTCCAAAGTGGCCAAACATACAGTACTGAAAGCTGTGGTAGGTCTATTCCAGTTTTCAATTAGTAGAAGTTAGTTATGTATTCATGTTGTTAGAGATTAATGGATTTCTTATCCTATAGTAGAGGGAACTGATGATTTACTGGTTTAGACTGTAAACTGTGTTCTTGTTACTAAGCTCTTTCCTTAACCTCCTTGGGTTTTTACATTTCTGGatgctttacatttttttttttctctgtgagatGTCTTAATTGTCTGTGTTTGGATGTATTGAGCCTTTTTGATTGGGAAATCTGATATTCTGGTTATTCTCAAAAGACCTAACTCATTCCATCTGCTAGCTCATATAGTAAtgtattgtgtgtatgtgttcttccctccctccttttcccctccctccccccctccctttctccctttctccctttctccctcccttccttccccccactttgtttttttttggaaaattatgaAAATCCCTAAAAGCTTGAGTCTATTTCCTAAAAATCTGCAATACTGCTTATCTTTTATTCATATACTTTAAGCCATCTCTGTTTATTAAGAAATACGTGGAATTAAATGAGGCAcaggaaatatttttactttactcCATTAGCATTTCTTTGAGATATGTTCATTG
The Saccopteryx bilineata isolate mSacBil1 chromosome 3, mSacBil1_pri_phased_curated, whole genome shotgun sequence DNA segment above includes these coding regions:
- the FARS2 gene encoding phenylalanine--tRNA ligase, mitochondrial isoform X3, which gives rise to MKEVSTMVYLALRRNVHYLVRKASSVSRGHQHPVLGSRPSASDFAARGPLGSAVELLGQFYPQDDHSNLSQKVLSRVGRNLHNQQHHPLWLIKERVKEHFYKQYVGRSGTPLFSVYDDFSPVVTTWQNFDSLLIPADHPSRKKGDNYYLNQTHMLRAHTSAHQWDLLHAGLDAFLVVGDVYRRDQIDSQHYPVFHQLEAVRLFSKHELFAGVKDGESLQLFEQSSRSAHKQEAHTMEAMKLVEFDLKQTLTRLVAHLFGDGLDIRWVDCYFPFTHPSFEMEINFHGEWLEVLGCGVMEQQLVDSAGAHDKIGWAFGLGLERLAMILYDIPDIRLFWSEDERFLKQFRLSDINQKVKFQVCKRISF